Proteins from a genomic interval of Papaver somniferum cultivar HN1 chromosome 4, ASM357369v1, whole genome shotgun sequence:
- the LOC113275901 gene encoding 26S proteasome non-ATPase regulatory subunit 11 homolog produces MSSGYLPATMDSIDNALEAKDPSESIPLYYRILENPSCSSEALRVREQAISNLCDLLRLEKRAEDLRSLLTLLRPFFALIPKAKTAKIVRGIIDTVAKIPGTTDLQISLCKEMVEWTRIEKRTFLRQRVEARLAALLMESKEYSEALSLLSGLIKEVRRLDDKLLLVDIDLLESKLHFSLRNLPKAKAALTAARTAANAIYVPPAQQGTIDLQSGILHAEEKDYKTGYSYFFEAFEAFKALEDDRAIFCLKYMLLCKIMVSQADDVAGIISSKAGHQYGGPELDAMKAVADAHSKRSLKSFEAALRDYKAQLEEDPIVHRHLSSLYDTLLEQNLCKLIEPFSNVEIAHIADLIELPVSHVEKKLSQMILDKKFAGTLDQGAGCLIIFDDAKQDAIFPATLETISNIGKVVDSLYTRSAKIMA; encoded by the coding sequence ATGTCTTCAGGGTACCTTCCGGCAACAATGGATTCCATTGATAACGCTCTAGAAGCGAAAGATCCATCTGAGTCGATCCCTCTTTATTACCGCATACTTGAGAATCCATCATGTTCGTCAGAAGCACTGCGTGTTAGGGAACAGGCCATTTCGAATCTTTGTGACCTTCTCAGACTAGAGAAGAGGGCGGAGGATCTCCGAAGCCTTCTCACCCTATTGAGACCTTTCTTTGCCTTAATCCCAAAAGCTAAAACTGCAAAGATTGTGCGAGGAATCATCGATACAGTGGCTAAGATTCCTGGAACCACTGATCTTCAGATATCTCTTTGCAAAGAGATGGTGGAGTGGACCCGTATTGAAAAACGTACATTTCTGAGGCAGCGCGTTGAGGCTAGGCTTGCAGCACTTTTGATGGAAAGCAAGGAATACTCTGAAGCTTTGAGCCTTCTTTCTGGGTTAATCAAGGAGGTCAGGAGATTAGACGACAAACTTCTTCTCGTCGACATAGATTTACTAGAAAGTAAGCTCCATTTCTCGTTGAGAAATCTACCCAAGGCTAAAGCTGCACTCACAGCCGCAAGAACAGCTGCAAATGCCATCTATGTTCCTCCAGCACAGCAAGGGACCATAGACTTGCAAAGTGGGATTCTCCATGCAGAAGAAAAGGATTACAAGACTGGTTACAGTTATTTCTTTGAAGCATTTGAGGCCTTCAAAGCTCTTGAGGATGATCGTGCTATCTTCTGTCTAAAGTACATGTTGTTGTGCAAGATCATGGTCAGCCAGGCTGATGATGTTGCAGGAATAATTTCTTCAAAAGCAGGCCATCAGTATGGGGGACCTGAATTGGATGCCATGAAAGCTGTTGCCGATGCTCATTCAAAGCGATCCTTGAAGAGTTTTGAGGCTGCCCTGCGAGATTATAAGGCTCAGTTAGAAGAAGACCCGATTGTTCACAGGCATCTGTCTTCCTTGTATGACACACTTTTGGAGCAGAATCTCTGCAAATTGATTGAGCCTTTCTCAAATGTTGAGATTGCCCATATTGCTGATCTTATTGAATTGCCTGTTAGTCACGTGGAGAAAAAGCTGTCTCAGATGATACTAGATAAGAAGTTTGCAGGGACTTTGGATCAAGGAGCGGGGTGCCTCATCATCTTCGATGATGCCAAGCAAGATGCAATATTCCCAGCAACTTTGGAAACAATCTCTAACATCGGCAAGGTCGTAGATAGTCTCTACACTAGGTCTGCTAAGATTATGGCATAA